GGCATGGTGAAGGAATGGATATTCCAGCCCCGCTAATCTCGCATATAGCCAGCCTCGCTGCGTACAGAGATCGGACATATTCCAGAGCCAGGTATGTATCAGAATCGGTCGGGGTTTCAGGGTTCCGCCCTATAGATTTGCAGGATGTAACGAGCTTCGTGGCAGCGAGTTTGTtacaggatgaagatgagttgATAGATTCGAGTATCTTGAGCGCCTCGCTAAATATGCCATCATGTTTCTGGGTTTTAGAGTTGAGAAATGAGACCAAGTCAAGGTCTTCATTGAGATTGTGAATCTGCGTCGGGACCACTGGTCCATTGTGAGTAGTTTGCTAGCAAGTTCAGCCTATGAGCAACTTACCGTCCACTTCAGTATCTGCACACGCAAAGAAAGGAATATATAGGAGCATCATTGACAAGCCCAGCATCTTCATTGTGACAGTCGAAGTCTTCAATAGTATATGAGAAACCACGCACAGTGAAGAATAGTAATAGTATGAGTGAATGAAGAAGGCAATTTAGGATTAACTGTGATGGAATTTCAACGGAACCGAAGACCAGGTATTATAAGTAGAAAcaatgatgaagatgagagaaATTGTCAAATCATCATTGTGTCAAAAGTGAGCGCTGGAGCCTTACCCAGGAAACATCATGAGGGAAACAGAAGGATCCGAAATAAATAATGTCCAACAAGCCCCTTCGAACACAAGCTGAATAATTGAAGTAGAATAATGTCCTAGAATTGAGACAGGCATTCATTCTcaattatttatttttttcttctagGCAGGTTACTTGGTCAAAACTTCACCATCTCTCGAGGATCTATACAGAGACAGGTCACGTGTGTAACCCACGCTAACCGTGTTTGGATCGGGGATACTGTTGGACAAAATCCCGTCCGCATCGGAGATCAAAAGTGTTTCTCCAACAAAAGACCATAACATCACCTCACCATGACGAGTTTCCTACCACAGAGCTGCTTCAGGCAGCTAGCACGGAGTCCTTTCACGAAAAAAACACCCCTTTACCCTTCCTTGCTCCGCTCCCAACCGATACAGCGCTTTTCAACTACACCCCGAGTCCAATCTCGAGTCGGTGGTGCTCCAGTCTCGGTTCCCCCAGAAGTGTCACTAAAGTTCATCGATCTACCTCAGACTACGGCACGGGGTACATCTCAGGACCAAGCGAAAACCGCAATTGAAGTCACGGGACCGTTGGGTGAGTTCCGTCCCATGTCCTATTTTTTTCATTCTTTTGACGGAGACAAGTCTAACATTGCTGTCGCGTGGCAGGTCAATTAACGCTGAACGTCCCTCCTTTCCTCAAAATTGCGCACGATGAGAGCCTCCAGAAAGCAACGGTAGAGGTTGAGGACAGGGAAGTTGCGCATCAGCGTGCTATGTGGGGTGTGTATTCTAGCTCTGATCAAAGTGAAATGAACGATTTTCTGACAGCCCCGGCGGTACAGGAACCACGCGAGCCCATTTACAAAACTGCATCCTCGGAGTCTCGGAAGGGCATATTTGCATTCTGAGTTTGGTTGGTGTCGGCTACAGGGCTACCATCGAGTCAGCGGCGACCACCGTTCAGGCCCAGTATCCCGGTCAACAATTCGTTTCTCTCAAGGCCGGATACTCACACCCAATTGAACTGGGAATCCCGCAAGGCGTTAAGGCAAGCACGCCCCAGCCGACACGTATTCTTCTGCAGGGCAGTGACAAGCAAGTTGTAACACAATTTGCGGCGGAGATCCGAGAGTGGCGCAAGCCAGAGCCTTACAAGGGCAAGGGTATCTTCGTCAACGGAGAGACGGTCAAgctgaaggcgaagaagattcGATAAGCACATCTACGTATTGGGAGCGGAATGTCGGCTATGGtttctgtatttatatcCAAGCGCCTTTCTTTGTGTTGGCGAAGGTTGCTATATCCATGTACTTTTATAGAAGATTCGATCCTGTGCATCCTCAAGACATTTCATTTCTTCATTATATTTGCATTGATCGGCTGCGTTCAGAGCTTCAAAACCTTCTTGACGACGTTGATGACTTCGTCTTGGATAGCCTTGGGAGCAGCCACAACTCCCTTGTTGGCAGCCAAGGTTCTGCCCTTACTGAAGTCCAGCGTCTGGCCATAGATATCAGTCACTTGGCCACCGGCCTCTCTAACAATGATGTCACCAGCAGCGTGATCCCAAATCTTCTCCTGGTAGTCCTTCTTGACAGGGAGTCGGAGATAGATGTCACCTGCTCCGCGTGCAATCGAGCAATACTTGGCCTGCGAATCTAGTCGCACGCTAGGGGAGGTAATTCCGAGAAGCTGAGCGACAGCGGCATTGTCACCCTGAGCAGAGTGTCCAGCCTCGACCCCCTCGCAGAAGACAGCCTGAGAAATATCAGGAACAGGCCGCATGGAGATAGACTTGCTTTCAGCAAGAACACCGTCCTTCAGGGGTCTGCTGATCGATCCGAGGCCTTTGATGGCTGAGAAGAGCACCCCGTTGCCTGCCCCACTGTTCTGGTCGACACCGACCGAAGCGGAAATGGTAGCAGCATCATCCACCGGAAGATTGGGGCAACCGATAGCACCAACCTtgacatcgccatcctctAGCAACCCGAGGCAGACAGCGTATTGACCGCCTCGGAGGAATCCCTTGGTACCGTCAATGGGATCCAGAGCCCAGATACGACCCTTGGGGCCACCGGCACTCTTTCCCTGATCGATGATGTCCAGCATACTCTCTTCGCTTGGTAGGGTACCACCAAGAATCTCGTTGCTCTCAGCGTCCTCCAACTTTACATCCTTGACCAGTCTCCAGATCTCGGTGCTCAAAGTCTTATCTTCCCGGAGACTGCTggcctcttcttcggcgacaaTTTCATCGTTGGGGAAGTTTTTGCGAATTGCCTGGATAATCAGGGCCTGGGCTCCGAAATCGCCAATAGTGACAGGCGACTTGTCGTCTTTTGATACAGTgcccttggccttctcgTTGAACACCTTCTGTGTGAGGATAGTCGCACGCTGGACCGCGAGCTCGGCAATATAGCGTTCACGTTCGTAGGACATGGTTGCGAGGTGGGATGATGGCTGTGGTGAGAGGATGAATTGAGGAGTAAGAAGGAAGTTATAGGTGAAACGTGGACGATATTTCAGGAAAACACCGACTCCCAGTGCAAGAGTGGAGCAGAGTACGAGTCGGGAGAAAAATGGGAGACGGGACTTGGGAGTGGAGGAAGGATCAGCCTGCTTTGAAGACCAAAGACGCATTGGATCCCACACGGGGGCACACCGAATACCGTTTTGCCGGTTGTCGAATCGCGGGAGCGGCTTCGTCTGCTAATTGAACCTTCTAATATCGTCCAGCGACCTTGAGCCTTGGGGAGGAGTCCAGAGAGGAGAGGGCCAAATAGCATAAGTTGATGCGGTTAGTTATAATCTCCCCGCACTAAGCCTGTTTTGGTAGCGCGTCGAGGGGCGACGGTCACGAGCCATGACGTGGGAGGCAGACACCGGACACCAGAGTCTGTTACTCTCTTCGGCTGCCGTGCCTTGGTGGCTGCCCTACTGATAAACAATTCTGTGCCTGATTCCTCTCctctgtctgtctgtcgCAAGGCAACATCATCTCGCCATCTGGACAGGCTGCGCGCAATAGACTCAGATCCGCAGTGGAACTCACCGCGGCAGTGCCACCTGCCGTGATACAAAGGGGCTTTCATCTCCGGGGCAAGCACCGGCAAACATTTCAACCCCGGCTGCACCGAACGACTTGGGTCCCTCTCATCACTGGAGGAGCCTGCGATTTTTGTATGGATTTGTGACCAGCATACTATGCGCATGAGCATCCGAACACTGCCTTTGGGTCAACATCGGAAATAGTCCCCACAGCGGAGGGATACCATCATGTTCCACTCAACGGTGAGTTGATGAAACTCTGCATGAAACTACATGTCTACATTGCACGCCAGGGTGGTGCATGTAACTGTCATGTCTATTCGCCGGGCTGGATTCCAGGCTTACTGACTCGCCACTTTATAGAAACCATATTCGGCCGTTACGGTACAAATAGAGGTTCTTACCAGCGAGCAATATGAGGTAGAAGACTCGAGTGGTATTGTCGATCTTATTGAGGCCATCCGTATACAAGCCAGCGGTCCTACAGAGGCCTCCCGCGCCCTCCGCAAGAAGCTGTCAgttcttcccctcccccccAAGACAATCGTTACATCATTAATATTTGCCTAGGAAATACGGCAACATTCACCGTCAATTACGAGCCCTTACGATCCTTGACTTCTTAATCCAAAATGCCGGTGATCGCTTCCACCGGGAATTCGCGGACGAGCCATTGCTGGAACGATTGCGAATCGCAGCCACGGATTCAATTTCCGACCCATTGGTTAAAGAGAAATGCAAGCAGCTGTTTGGACAATGGGCAGTCTCATATAAGGGTACTCCCGGAATGGAACGGATTGCTGGATTATACAGGCAGCTCCCGAAACGAAAGCAACCAGCGAACCAAGCGAAGGCCAAGGTTCTGCGCGATTTGGACAAGTCCTCTGAGCCTCAAATAGGACACTCGGTGTCAGTTTCTTCCGGCAACGGACCTGCAACCGTACTCAGCAGCCCAAAACACAAGCATTCAGCCAGCAAAGCactgaagaaagagaaaaaggaaaagaagctaCACAGCCGTTCGTTCAACTTCGAAAAAGAGAAGCCGGAAATGCTTCAAACTTTAGCTTCCTCCTCAGTTGCTAGTACAAATCTTCTTAACGCTCTCAAACGCGTGAATCGAGAAACGCACAGGGTAagcgaggatgcagaggtACTGAACAGATTCGAGACTTGCAAGCAATTGCGGCGCCAAATTCTGCGATACATTCAACATGTTGAGAGTGAGGAATACCTGGGCAGTCTGATTCATTCGAACGAGGAGTTGGTTTCAGCCTTGATGGCCTTCGAGGTTCTGGACAAGAGCTTGGACTACGACAGTGATAGCGACCAAGATGTTCTCGAGAGCGGCTGGACTCCTGATCACGAAGTCAATGAGTCCTTTGCTGGGCTGGCTATCAACCCTCCCAAGCCGCCTCGCCCTAATCGACCATTGAGCGTCGCGGTGCCTTCACCATCGACACACGGACCAAGATATTCCAGCGAGAGTGAATCAGACTTTGAGCctgatgacgacgacgaggacaatCCGTTTGGGGATAGGAATGCAATTTTGACGCCTGCGGTGGACACCTTTGGTCGAACTGTGTAAGAGAAATCCTAGCCTGAGCCTTTTCAGCCTAACGTCTTTCTAGGAAGGAAGTCTAGAGCATGCGATTCTCTAGTTCCCGCCAATTACCCTGTCGCCCCTATCTTCAATACGTTCTCTATTTCGGCTGCAGCCTAGTATGGATGACACGCGCATGATGCCCGGTGCGCTGCCTGATCTTTCCAAATTATCACGGGCCAATATATGCACACCTCCGCAGCCCCATGTTATGCcttatagtatactacttCGTCCAACAAGCACTACCACTACCGTTCCAGCATGATTTCCTTTTACGATACTATGAATATGACGGAACTATGATCCTTATACCCATGAGGCCGGACTCCGACACCCTCAAGCGAACCCTGAAAAGGGAATACTATCATAAGGCCGTTCTAGCTCTCGTGAGATCCGATAGCAGATCATAATGTAGTCCAAAACTTAGATAGTCCAAATAAACCCTTCTAAATACACTAACTGTATTTGGCAATAAGCTCGTTGGACGGGAGGGTGAGGTGCCTGGGGCTCATGAATTAGTCatcccagcatcatcaccaagACTCTTCCAGACAAAGCTCCcctacagcaacaaccacaacagcaaccatTAACCACGATATGACCCTACGCCTTTAGTATAACACCAATAACCTCATTTTATTTTCTACACACTATACCACCGAGCCACAGGGATTCCTCAACGTACCATGCCCGACTCTCCCCGCGAGGAGCGCCGGCGCTCACGTTCACGCTCGCCGCCTCGCCGCCCAAAAGCCCACGGAGGTTTTCGCTGGAAAGACAAGCGCAGCGCAAACAACGACACTCAAAATGAAGGTGATGCACGCCTAGAGCGGGGTTATCGGAATCGCTCTCCCCGAAGACCGCATGatcgagagcgagagcgagatcGTGGTGGTGATCGTGACCGGTACAGAGGCGAATATCGAGACCGAGAACGGGGTGGAGATCGGGACCGCAGCGATTACCGCGATAACCGAGACAGGGACAGACCTAGAGAGAGGAgccgtgaccgtgaccgtgaccgcgACCAGCGCcccaaagaaaagaaagagaagaaggagaagaagcccaagcccGCGcccgtcggcggcggcgaagcaATGATAATCGTGCACGTCAACGACCGTCTAGGAACGAAAGCTGCGATTCCTTGTCTGCCCTCCGACACGGTAGGGAACTTCAAGGCCCTTGTCGCTGCGCATATTGGACGTGAACCGCATGAGATTCTGCTTAAGAGGCAGGGAGAGCGGCCGTTTAAGGATTTTATTTCGTTGGCGGATTATAGTATTGGAAATGGGGTACAGTTGGATTTGGAGGTCGGAACTGGGGATTAATGATCTTAGCCTTCTGACTGAATGTGGTTTTGGGGAAGGAGGAGCGGGGAGAGATCCCGGGTTTGTTCGTGACCTACTCGCGGGGACTACGGCTATCTATTCTGAAATGAAATATGAGGAAATACACTGCTTTCCGCTACGGTGTTGACATACATTTTTGGTTTTGAGCGACTGCCTCCTGATGGCAGGCTATGGACTGGCCAGGTTGCTGCTGAGATAAAGGGATCGTGCCCCGTATCATATTTATGATGGAAACGCCATGATGCAATATGTTCATTTTGATTCAGTGTGCTCgtgtataatatatacccAATGGAAAAATATCCTCGACTCCATATCTGCAAATATAGACAGTAGAAAAAAACCTTGAATATACCAACGCCGGCAAGGTGGGTATTATATGTAAGCATGGCCAGTCATCTCATATCATTATCCAGGGGAAAggtagaaaagaaaagggaataagagaaagaaataaaagcaAGGAGGACCAGACCAAAGCCTATATTTACAACACTTTCGTCTTCATCCATTCGCTCGTTCCGACGCCGAGGTTGAGCCCATTGCGAGCCCACCATTTCCGAACTCGTTCTTCGGCACCAGACACGGGGTCTGCATCTTCAAGGGCTTCCTCGATGTCACAGGTCTTGAACTCGACTCGGAGACCGCTTTGACGCCACCATTCTAATACGTTATCATGACCGTTCTTAGTTGGCCCGACGAGCACCTGACAGTCGAAGATCATCTTGGCGCCTTTCAACCTATACCAGAAATCAAGGACATGGACGTGTCCATGAGTGCTAGCGATTCGCGCAACCGACTCGGCATGTGTATATGGAATGCCTGACGCATCCCACCAGGCAAGCGAGGCCGTTCTTCCAGACTGTGCAGCGAGCAGAACCGATTTCCCGACCTTAAGGGGCAATGGGCAGGCACGAGAAGCGGTTTCTGCTGCCTTTTTCCACCAGTTGAGAACATCGACACGGCCCTCGGCGCTGGCAGACTCGAGCGCCCTCTCAGTATACCGTAATTCAAGACCTGAGGTCCGCCACCACTCTAGGACATCAATAAAGCCGGCGCGAGAAGCCCCATCCATTGAATCTGCAATATATTCTTTGTTAGGGAGCGCCGGCGCGTCTCGCCACCACGTCAATATTTTGGGATTGCCGTATATGGCTGAAGCACGGTACGGAATGTTGGTGAGACGTGAAGTCGTCCAAAGGAGGTCAAGATGATTTTCCGTGAGGTGGGACAAAATATCGGTTCGTGAAAACTTGAAAATGAGATGGCATGCCAGGTCCGATAAAGGTTTCCAGCGGGGCAGGCTATCGATTCGCTTCTTGATTGCGGCAAGTGAACCGCGAAGGATGGTATACTCCAAGGAAGCGGGTGCTGACATTTTCAGAAGATGGCTTTGCCATTCCTTAGGAACGGAGAGTTTCGCGGGGATGCCCACTGCTTTGGCAATTTCCCAATCATGGAGCTGATCTTCAAATACATTTAACCATAATTCTAGAGGCAGCGAGGGCGTGTCTTTTTTCTCGGCAATATTAGATCTGAGTAGTGGCGTTTGAGATGGAAGCGACAAGTTATTGTCCGGTAACGATTTCTCTAAAGGGTCATCGTCTTGAGGTGCCGTGGACTTAATGGTTTCGACAGTAATTGGGATCGGTTGTGATAATGAGAGCGTAAGCGTTTTCTCAATCAATTCATGGAGCTCTTTCAGCCCACTCCACGGCAACTGTATCAGCTCTTCAGGTGCGTTATATTTCCATAAAACGGGGGATACAAGGTCGATCCAAGGCCAGAACCGATGAACTTCCTGGAGCTGTCTCTCGGTCAGCGGATGTTCCCATTCCGATATTGTCATTCCCGGAATCAGAATGACAGGTTTCGTAGACATCCAACCCCGTAACAATGCCAACGTCAAGGTGTTGGTGAGGCCTGATAGCATAGAACCCAGTGTCCCCGCATCAACAGGGGCGACGAGCAACAGATCCGCCCATTCACAAAGTTCCGCTGCTTTTGCCTTCAGCCACCTTCGAGCGCCAATTTCCTTTTCGAAAGTTTTCCCATCCACCGTATCCATATAATGAGGGACCTTATTGGTGCCGGAAAGTAGGGCAAACGGCTCGTCCGTTATGAATCTGACTTCAATTCCGGGGTGCTGGACTAAGGAGGGGAGGACATTGTCGACGAATTCGCTGTCGGTTGAGATCAATAATCGTTTGCGACGGGTGGCTAACGAGACATTTTCATGCTTTGGCGCGTCTTTCGCAGAAATGCCGGCATCATTCGAGGTTTCGAACACCTTTTCCACCGGATCTTCATCGATGTCCATCTCACTAACCTCTGCACTTTTCGATTCGGTGTTGCTGGTCCCACTCGGAGGTACAGTGCTGTGCATTTGGAAACCAACAGCCATCAActaagtattttatttttccCGTAGGGAACAGGATGAAGGATAACGATGGCGGTAAGGTCAAGAATGGTATCTTCGTAGGGAGGTGGCGCGAGGCGTAATATGCAACGGCGGACGAAATCTCGTCGACGTAATAAAGAATCAGGCAAAGCAACCCGCAGCCAGTGATATATGATAATTAAACAAAGGCGACAAGCAAAAAAGGAGACGAGAAAACGGGCAAAGGTGAGTTCAGTTGATTTAAGACAATGCGCAAGAGCGGTCCAGATTGTTGCCCAAGCAGGTCACCAGCTAGCCACAAAATACCATGTAATAATCCATCGAAGAGACCGTGGCACAGATCGATAGGCTCTCGTTGGCACGTTGCGCGCTCCACTGCAGCTCGTGTCAAGGATCTGGTGGTCCGACCAGGTTTACAAGCGGTGAAGTGACTTTGTCTTTTGGTCTCGATCCTCGGTTTCGGACGCAAGATCCACTAACCCCGCAGCTTTGCTGATGTTCGGATGAGTGCAGGGTGACTGGGCGTTCTCGGGGGGTTATGCCGTCTGTCGCGATTGTCGTAGAGTTGATTGACAAGAAAGTAGAAGAACAAGCGGCGTTGAGATCACGGTTAGCGGCGAGATGGTTCGATGGGATTCGTGGTGGCCTTAAGGCGACAAAGTGAAAACCGTGGTACTGATTGGCGGGGCGGTGAGGCGGATTAATCATAGGCGCTAGTCCTGAAAGGAGcattaagtataaatatggGCCAATCGGGGACGTTCATCAATGCACGTCACACTACGGAGGAAGCTATCCAGGACGGAAGGTGCGATCCTCGCAGGCTAGAGAGGGTTCTTTCCTCGAGATCCCCTTAAAAGACCATGTGAATTGGGAAGGTGCCAGGGACCGGAATATACACTAATATGGAAGGTGTACCCTGTGGCCCGGCATAGTATAAAGTAAGATTGTTTTGATAGCATTCAGTATCTACCTTCTAGTGTATGTGATCTATCCTCTCCTCTAGATACTAAGACTATAATCACTGTAGTGTATGCGAACTCTACATTATCTCCTTCCAGACAGTCACGCTAAAATGCCTTCAATTGTGAAGAATGGAATAGGGGGGAATCCCCTTCTACTCCTCCGTTCGCGCCAAGTTCGAATGCAACCTATGTTCCCGCATGCCAATGCTGACCAACGCTGCAAGGATAGCAATACCAAGCAAGGTGATGAATGTAGCACGCAACGAGTCCATATACGCATCCACAACACCAGGTATCCAATCTGCTGGTGCTTTTTGGATCTCTCCAAGGCTGTCACGGAGGCGGCCAATCACCTCTCGGGCATTGTCACGGTCACCGAAGCGCGACCAGAGTCCAGTTTTGAGAACGTTTTGAAAGACGGAGGACGCAATGGTGATACCGATTGAGCTGCCAGTGCTACGGAATGCGTAGGACGCGGAAGTGATAACCGCATGATGGTCATGGTCCACTGCCGAGATAAGCGCAACTAGGGTTATGGTGAGAATCCCTCCGTAAGCTATCCCAGATAGCAAGAAGTAAAGAAAAGGGAGAGAGGTTGGGGTGCTGAGCTGCAAGGTACAGATCAAGGCCGACGCAACCACCAGAAGTAGCATAGTGACGTAACTATACATTTTATAGCGGCCACTTAAACGCATGAGGGCGCCTGATGCCAGCGACCCGATGGAGATGCCGATAGATTGAGGGATCAATCTCGCTCCAGCGGCAGTAGTAGACATgccttggacttggaagAATATCGGAACGTAGAAAAGAAGCCCAAAAACATTCATCGTAGTGAACCAATTGGTCAGACATGCCGATAACACAGTGCGATCAAGCAACAGACGGACCGGGATAACGGGTTCGGATGCGACGCTCGCTTCGATATAGACGAATAAGCCCAGCGCAACAGCAGAAAGTGGAAGCGTCGTGAGAACAAGAGGGTGTGTCCATGGTAATTGGTTTCCTCCGGTATTGAGACCGAGAAGCAACAGAACAAGGGTGATAACTAGCGTGATAGCACCAAGAAAATCAACGCGCTTGAGCTTGTCCTTTTGCGTGTCTTTCACAGGAACTTTGACGGTCAAGGCCACCAAGATAGCAGACACCACAATAAACGGAACCTGGATCAGGAAGGCCCACCGCCACCCCAGCGTGTCGTTAATCCAACCACCAAATACGCCGCCTAGCCCGCTGCCGACGCCAAAGCAAATGTTGCCGATTCCCTGCCAGACTCCGCGTTTCCGTAACGGAATCAAATCTGAGGTGACAAATGTGGCTATCACAGTTAGACCCCCACCTCCGATACCAGCAATAACCCGTCCCAGGATAATAGTCCATTGGGCTTGGGCAAGACCGCAGATAATATTACCCGCCGCAAAGATCACATTAGAGAAAATCAACCCAGCCTTCCTGGAAAAGATGTCCGTCAGACGCCCGGCTAGCGGCTGGCAAGCGGCAGTGGAAATCAAATAAGCCGTTGCCAGCCAAGATAGCAGGGATAGGGATTTGAACGAAGACGATATCGGTCCCGTCAAAGTAGCAACAACAGTAATGTCTGTTCCATTATATTAGGTTGTGCTTTTCACCAAAATCAGGGTCAAGTCATACCAAGTGCTGCAAGGAAGACTCCCACCCATACGCTACACAAAACTAAGAGCAGTCGCTTTGTGCTTggctcctcatcctcgaccgctggctggggttgattAGCCAGGAGAGGCGTCTGCTCCGATACCGGTTCACGTCCAGCATTTTCCGCCGGTGCAGGTGGCGTAGACTCATCGAAGCGCATCTTCGAAAGATGTGTACCTGAATATGTGTAGGATGCACTGTCAATAAGTGACGACAATGGGTGTAGAAGCACGACTGCGGAGACCCCACTGATTAGTCAGCCAATTTGGGGTGACAAACGATCTGCAGTGAAACCATTTTCATACCAAACCTCAACGGCTCCGTTTCGCTCTATATGTTTGGGGTCCTTGCTTTTCCTATTAACTAGCTCTTTGGTCGGGGACAGTTTAGTCTTGAGGTGGTGAATAGCTTCGAAGGTATAACGTTTTGAGGCGAGTTACACGCGGCAGATCTTACTGAGCAGTTTGGGAGCTGAGTCAATTGAGGGCAGCGGTTCAAAATAGGAGTTACCTGCTAAGTCATTGAAAAAGTTGTGGCTGCCTCTACTTGGTTTGCCGTATCAGTGGTATGCTCCCGTTCCTGGAGATATGATAAATGGTCAAAAAGAACATCCTTCTCATATTTCAAGAGTTTTCTTGAATGATCAGGAGTAACCCTCATATAGCTCACATTGGTCGCAAAAGAAGGTTATAACGCAATGAGCATTGATGGTTCATACTCTGGATCTTAACTATTGCGAAACAATCTGGGATAAACTGCAATAGAATATGCAAGGGCCCGTTGGTGGAAAATTATTCCGAGATTTGGCGGTAGAATAATTACCCTCTaacttatactatatatagagaGTACACATTACATTCGTAAGCTGCGGGAAGGCATCCCCCCTTTTCTGTACTTTTAGCTCCAAATACATGGCTATTGTATTTTGCATGTTTTTGGAGTATCGTGAATCGACATAGATCATGAGCATATCTGTCGAAATCGCAAGACATATCTCACCAAACACCCTGCTCCAGGGTTCATCTGAAACAAATTGCCTGGTTCACACCCGAATCTCCTCGCCCGTATTCCCGATCAGTCCCGTGCAGGGTACTAGCAGGAAGGCCAGTAGAATGTTGTGTCTGCTAGCTTGAAGCGCCGCTGTTGCTTACCTAACACCGCTATCTTAACTAAGGTGGTTAGCTAACTAGAATAGGTTAGACTGAGTAACTAACGACGCCGTTAGCTTGGATGTACAGCACAGCCACCCCCATCTCGCATTGACTGGCAGACTGACATTTAGTTTGACTTgcctctcctctcctctttcctGTCATTGTTGCACTGTTACTTTCCTGTTGAGTGTCCCGCTGTGCTCTATACATTGAAATATCCCCTCTGTTTTTTATCTCTTCCGCAAATTCCACTGCCAGAGCAAGATGCCTGGTGTTCGTGAGTCGATACCCTACCCCTCCACTGCAGCTTGTCCCATGCACAGGCCAGTGTAGCTGACAATGTCTCACGTCAAAGCGCCCGATGCGCTTGATCAGCTGAAGAAGGGCTTCAAGGCCATCTTCCGGAAAAAGAAGGCGGAAGCTACGGGCTCAGCGACCGACACGCCAGAGGACAAGCCTGCCGAGGCTCCTGCTCAAGCTGCTCCTGCCACTGAAGCCAAGCCTACCGAGCCAACTACGGCTGCAGAGCCTCAGCCTGGTATGTTTGTCTATACTCACAATTTACGCTAGAGTGCCCAATAACCGTCGTACCTACgataagcagcagcagcagaggctcCTGAGACAGATAAGCCCGTCGAAGCACCAGCCACTGAAGCTAAACCCGAGACCGCTGAGGCTGcgcctgctgcagctgcgcctCCCGCTCCGCCACCAAAGACTGAAGAAGCCCCAACTGAGGCTAAGGCCGACGCTCCTACTGAGACTAAGACTGAATCTCCGGCCCCCGCTGAGACTCCGGCTCCCGTTGCAGCTCCTATTGAGAGCGTCAACTCCGACCCGTCTATACCTCCTGATTCCACGGTTCCCGAGACCCCGTTTGAAACTCCGGCCGAGAAATCCGCTGAGTTAGGTGAACCTGCAAAGCCTGCCGAAACGGA
Above is a window of Aspergillus puulaauensis MK2 DNA, chromosome 2, nearly complete sequence DNA encoding:
- a CDS encoding 3'(2'),5'-bisphosphate nucleotidase (BUSCO:EOG09262HP3;~COG:F,P;~EggNog:ENOG410PFFG;~InterPro:IPR020550,IPR000760,IPR020583,IPR006239;~PFAM:PF00459;~TransMembrane:1 (i21-39o);~go_function: GO:0008441 - 3'(2'),5'-bisphosphate nucleotidase activity [Evidence IEA];~go_process: GO:0006790 - sulfur compound metabolic process [Evidence IEA];~go_process: GO:0046854 - phosphatidylinositol phosphorylation [Evidence IEA];~go_process: GO:0046855 - inositol phosphate dephosphorylation [Evidence IEA]); translation: MRLWSSKQADPSSTPKSRLPFFSRLVLCSTLALGVGVFLKYRPRFTYNFLLTPQFILSPQPSSHLATMSYERERYIAELAVQRATILTQKVFNEKAKGTVSKDDKSPVTIGDFGAQALIIQAIRKNFPNDEIVAEEEASSLREDKTLSTEIWRLVKDVKLEDAESNEILGGTLPSEESMLDIIDQGKSAGGPKGRIWALDPIDGTKGFLRGGQYAVCLGLLEDGDVKVGAIGCPNLPVDDAATISASVGVDQNSGAGNGVLFSAIKGLGSISRPLKDGVLAESKSISMRPVPDISQAVFCEGVEAGHSAQGDNAAVAQLLGITSPSVRLDSQAKYCSIARGAGDIYLRLPVKKDYQEKIWDHAAGDIIVREAGGQVTDIYGQTLDFSKGRTLAANKGVVAAPKAIQDEVINVVKKVLKL
- the LSB5_1 gene encoding LSB5 family protein (BUSCO:EOG09262YQG;~COG:U;~EggNog:ENOG410PGIX;~InterPro:IPR038425,IPR002014,IPR044103,IPR008942;~PFAM:PF00790;~go_process: GO:0006886 - intracellular protein transport [Evidence IEA];~go_process: GO:0006897 - endocytosis [Evidence IEA];~go_process: GO:0007015 - actin filament organization [Evidence IEA]), which translates into the protein MFHSTKPYSAVTVQIEVLTSEQYEVEDSSGIVDLIEAIRIQASGPTEASRALRKKLKYGNIHRQLRALTILDFLIQNAGDRFHREFADEPLLERLRIAATDSISDPLVKEKCKQLFGQWAVSYKGTPGMERIAGLYRQLPKRKQPANQAKAKVLRDLDKSSEPQIGHSVSVSSGNGPATVLSSPKHKHSASKALKKEKKEKKLHSRSFNFEKEKPEMLQTLASSSVASTNLLNALKRVNRETHRVSEDAEVLNRFETCKQLRRQILRYIQHVESEEYLGSLIHSNEELVSALMAFEVLDKSLDYDSDSDQDVLESGWTPDHEVNESFAGLAINPPKPPRPNRPLSVAVPSPSTHGPRYSSESESDFEPDDDDEDNPFGDRNAILTPAVDTFGRTVKEV
- a CDS encoding mitochondrial 54S ribosomal protein uL6m (COG:J;~EggNog:ENOG410PNE9;~InterPro:IPR020040,IPR019906,IPR036789,IPR000702, IPR002358;~PFAM:PF00347;~go_component: GO:0005840 - ribosome [Evidence IEA];~go_function: GO:0003735 - structural constituent of ribosome [Evidence IEA];~go_function: GO:0019843 - rRNA binding [Evidence IEA];~go_process: GO:0006412 - translation [Evidence IEA]), with product MTSFLPQSCFRQLARSPFTKKTPLYPSLLRSQPIQRFSTTPRVQSRVGGAPVSVPPEVSLKFIDLPQTTARGTSQDQAKTAIEVTGPLGQLTLNVPPFLKIAHDESLQKATVEVEDREVAHQRAMWGTTRAHLQNCILGVSEGHICILSLVGVGYRATIESAATTVQAQYPGQQFVSLKAGYSHPIELGIPQGVKASTPQPTRILLQGSDKQVVTQFAAEIREWRKPEPYKGKGIFVNGETVKLKAKKIR